DNA from Canis lupus dingo isolate Sandy chromosome 27, ASM325472v2, whole genome shotgun sequence:
TATATGACTGTCAGTGGACAAAATCCCCACGGGAGGCAGTCATTACGGAATAATTACCAACTGCCTGGGCTGGTCCAGGGCCAAGCTTGAGAAGACACCTAGAACCTGGGTGATGTGCAATAAGCGGCGGGAAGGGAAAAGCACTCGCACAGGGAAGGTGGCTACAAGGCCAGGCTTGGAGAGTTCTCAGGAACAATTACTGTGACCTGACTCCGGGCTCTCGGGAGTATATTTGCAAAAGGTACCAAACCCATTGTAGCACTTGGGGGCATGACCTACACAAAGGGAGCCAGAAACACACCAAAAGGACTTACTCATTACCTGTAAAGATGCAGGATGGGGAGATTTGAAAATGGGAGTCCAGGGATGCCAGCAGACACGTGGCACGCTGGGAACCCAGGCTAGGCCAGGAGACAAATAGGCTACGGGACCCACCTCTGCTCCTCGCCCTCCAGCAGCCGCCTGTAGGTGGCGATCTCGATGTCCAGGCCCAGCTTGGAGTTCATCACCTCCTGGTACTCCTTGACCAGGCAGGCCATGTCCTGCTTGGCCTTCTGCAGGGCGGCCTCCAGCTCGGCCAGCTTGCAGCGGGCGTCGGTGAGGGCCGCCTCGCCCTGCTGCTCCGCCTGCGTCACGGCAGCCTCCAGCTTGGTGTTCTGGGGGTGCAGAGAACAGGGTGCTATGGTCCCGggtctctctctccatttcctggaTGTGTCTGGTCGCTCCCACCTCGACCTCCCCCCCCACAAAAAAGGCCTCTCCCTTTATCAGCCGGGTCCCCCCAAGGGCCACAACCAGGGCCTCTAGCCAGGCACATGGGCTGGGGCGTGAGTGGGTGGTCCCTGGGGCACACACTGCCTGGGCGGCCCTGGGACGCTCAACATGAGCCCTACCTGGCACTTGGCGTTCTCGACCTCGGCCGTCAGCCTCTGGATCATGCGGTTGAGCTCGTTGATCTCCTCCTTGGTGCGGCGCAGGGTCTCCCCGTGCCGGATCACCGTGGCCTTCATCTCctcacactgtgtgtgtgtgggggggagcaCAGGGGCTCCTGAGGCTCAGGACGGGTCATCCCGCTGAGCCCCACACCTTGCACAACTGCCACCCCAACCCGAGGGCTGCCTGCCCTTCCCTCGTCCATCCCAGCTGGACAAATCCCAAAGCCCTTTCAGCATCCCTCCTTCTGGGGCTCTGGCAGGGGGAGGCTGGGCCCCGACCTTGCTGCGGTACCAGGACTCGGCCTCAGCCCGGCTGCGGCTGACGATGTCGTCGTACTGGGCCTTGATCTCGGCCACGATGCAGTCCATGTTCAGGTCCCGGCTGTTGTCCATCTTGACGATGACCGAGGTGTCTGAGATGTGGGCGTGGAGGACGCGGATCtcctgcgggggcgggggaggatgGAGGATCTTGTTTGcaccccagcctctcccagcaCGTGTGGACCCAACCCTCCCTGGTCTCCCGCCCCTGCTCCCACTATAGCCCCATGGACTGCAGGCCTCAGCCCGATCCCAGGCCAACCAGTCCCAGGCCAGGGCCCCCTCTTCCAGGCTGGCTGCCAGTTCTCTGCCTGGACCACGGCCCCTCACCTCCTCATACAGGCGCCGCAGGAAGTCGATCTCCTCGGTCAGGGCCTCGGCGTTGGCCTCCAGGTCTGACTTGCGGAGGTAGGCGCAGTCCACATCCTGGAAACGTGGGGTGTCACTGAGCGCCGAGCACCCACAGTGGCATCGCCCCCAACTCCCCGCCATCCGAGGAGGCCAGGGCAAAGGGCTCCCAGGGTCCCGTTGCCAGCGCAGCTCCATGCCCTCTGGCCTGCCCACCGTGGGCTTCACCGCCTCCTGCCCCTCTGACGACGAGCCCCTTATGCCTGGAGACGGGCCACCAGCCTCTCGCCCCTCTTGCACTCCCAGCTCTCCTCCCGACCCTCCCTATTCCAACAAGCTCGGCCACCTGGGCCCTGCCAGGCCCCCGCAGTCCTCCAAGCCTGCGCCCGGCCCCTCCTGGTTCTGCTCCACCGTCCCCACACCCCGCGGCTGCTCCCCTCCCTTGGCCCACACTTCCCACAACGCTACCCAGGACACTGTCCCTCGACAGAGACACCGCACTGCTCTGCCCCCGGGGACCCCAGCCGAGGCCACAGCTTCTGAAGCGGGCAGGACGGCAGAGGTCAGCCCAGCCGGGCCCTGCCCCGGGGCACGGTGCACGTGGGCATCCCAAGGTGGTCGCCCTGCATCAGCACCTGAATGAGCCTTTCGTGCCCCGATCTCTGAGGTCTGCCATCCCGACTTGGCCAGGCCAGGTACCCACACGAGGTCCAGACCCTCTGGGCCCGGCCGTCATTCTGAGGTCCCGGGCGTCTGTGCTTCCCATGCCTCCTTACTCACCTTCTTCAGAGCCACAAATTCATTCTCAGCTGTTGCTCTCAGAGACACTTCCTCCTCATACCTGAGGCAGAAGAGGGCAGacagggaggtcagggaagggcGGGGCTCCCCAGGGCGGCCTCCACTTCCTATCAGGGCAGGGGCAGCATTAGGGACCTCCCAGCGGCTGGCCCCCGGCAGATCCGCTGGACCCTTTCTTGCTGCTTGGATGTGGAACGTGTCTGGGGTTCCCTCCCCACTTTGAATTGAGGGGTCTGGAGCGCCTACATCCCGGGACCTCAGAGCCCGCTTCCCAGAGCTGCCCAGAGGCCCCTCGGGAGGCAAACAACAAGGCCTGGGCACCCAGCTCCGAGCTAGGAGTGGACAGCAGCACCTCTGGGGCACCGAGgccccagccccccccacccgGGCGTCCATCCTGGCTCAGGGTCCGGGCCTGGGCCACCCGCCAACCGTCAGCCCTCAGCACCCTCGGCAGCGGGACACCCAGGGCCCCGGGACCCGTCATTCCCAAGGGACAAGAGGCTCAGGTGCAGGGAGCTCAGCATGAGAAGGCCCGAAGCCTGCAGAAGCCCCCTCTGGCCTCCCCCCGGCCCAGGGAACAGCCTCCCAGAAGCCAGAAGGCCCAAGCAGGAGACAGATGTCTGCCGGGGGCATCCGGGTGCTCGGGCAGGCGTCTGGCAGCCGTGGCCCAGACGCAAGGACCCTGCCGCACGCTGCCCCCGGCCCGCACAGCCACTCGCCCCCTGGGACACTCTTGCCCAGTCCAGCCCAGCGGGCTCTAGGCCACGTCGTTTCCTGTGCCCAGCGTCCCTGCCGCCCCACTCACTTCTTCTTGTAGCCCTCCAGCACCTCCTGGACGTGGTTGAGCTCGGAGGCCAGCCTCCCGCTGTCGGCCTCCACGCACTCGGCCTCCCGCCTCAGCGTCTCGATGTAGCCCTCGAACAGGGGCTCCAGGTTGCTCTCGCAGCACTTGCGGTTCTGGTAGAACTGCCACTTGGTCTCCAGCAGCTTGTTCTGCTGCTCCAGGAAGCGCACCTGCGtcggggcgggaggagggcgtCAGGTGGCTCCTGGTGCCCCAAGGCCACTTTGGGCTGGCGGCGATTGCTTTAGGGTGAACTCCCAGCAGGGATCGGGCAGAGCTGGGCAGCGGGACACAAGGTGACCTCCGGAGCTCCTGACTGTCATCCGTGTCTGCATTTTCCAATTTAGGGACAGGAGCCAGGGCTGGGAAGGCCAGTCCCTGCTCCCAGGTAAACTGACTCAGGCAGACCCGGTGAGTGCAGGGGCCACGTGGTCCGGAGCCAGCCAGGGTCTCCCGtttgcctctgcctccctccttcccccacgtCAGTGCCCAGCCTGGGTCCTGAGcatgggtggggcagaggaagggtggGTTCGGTGCCCCTGTGGTCCTCCTATTCTTCTGTTGGGTCTGAGGACTACGTGCACGGACCGCCCTGTGCCTCTGGCATGAGGGGTCGGAGCCCGTCCCCGTCTCTGTGCGGGGACCTGCCTGCCTGGCCAGAGGTGCACGTGCGAGCCACACCATCCCACCGGGAGCCTGTGCCCTGT
Protein-coding regions in this window:
- the LOC112667231 gene encoding keratin, type II cuticular Hb6, whose product is MTCGSYCGGSAFSCASACGPRPGRCCITAAPYRGVSCYRGLTGGFGSRSVCGAFRAGSCGRSFGYRSGGVCGPSPPCITSVSVNESLLTPLNLEIDPNAQCVKHEEKEQIKCLNSRFAAFIDKVRFLEQQNKLLETKWQFYQNRKCCESNLEPLFEGYIETLRREAECVEADSGRLASELNHVQEVLEGYKKKYEEEVSLRATAENEFVALKKDVDCAYLRKSDLEANAEALTEEIDFLRRLYEEEIRVLHAHISDTSVIVKMDNSRDLNMDCIVAEIKAQYDDIVSRSRAEAESWYRSKCEEMKATVIRHGETLRRTKEEINELNRMIQRLTAEVENAKCQNTKLEAAVTQAEQQGEAALTDARCKLAELEAALQKAKQDMACLVKEYQEVMNSKLGLDIEIATYRRLLEGEEQRLCEGVGAVNVCVSSSRGGVVCGDLCASGAAPAVTSRVCSAPCSGNLVVGTSACTPCPGASACSVACKKC